From the genome of Brevibacterium sp. JSBI002, one region includes:
- the dld gene encoding D-lactate dehydrogenase, whose amino-acid sequence MPGKTRHQSPAVNAFIDIMGPRHVLTSARATAPYAKGNRFGGGNVLAVLRPGSLVDMWRALQVCVDNDLIVIPQSANTGLTGGSGPGAQDYDRPIVIISTLRINEIHLINDAREAICLAGSTLYELDEALAPFHREPHSVIGSSSIGASVIGGIANNSGGSQIRKGPAFTKHAIFARVNEEGRLELVNHLGVELGDDPAHILDKLQRGDWDPAEVTPAPEDTTETEYGEQVRRIVDSPARFNANSDYLYEASGSAGKLMVFAVRTRTFPKEEGATTFYVGTNSPAELEELRRAILTSDMPLPISGEYMGRPSFDLAEKYGKDTFVSIKHAGSREQIRLFALKNWANGVFAKLPFFGETVADTIAQNAFGLLPQQLPKRMLEYRDRFKHHLLLVVSAEEKNRMGAFLDDFFAEAAHQGDYFVCSADEAQSAMLHRFGAASAATRYFNLNREDSSDMITFDVALRRDDQDWLEVLPDEIADQLHISSYYGHFFCHVFHQDHVAKKGVDTVALKQQMTELLEARGAAVPAEHNYGRLYPVPPEMEAHFKDLDPHNVFNAGVGETSAKKDWA is encoded by the coding sequence ATGCCCGGCAAGACACGTCACCAGTCCCCAGCCGTCAACGCGTTCATCGACATCATGGGCCCGCGCCACGTCCTCACCTCTGCGCGGGCGACCGCACCGTACGCCAAGGGCAACCGCTTCGGCGGCGGCAATGTGCTGGCCGTGCTGCGACCGGGCAGCCTCGTCGACATGTGGCGGGCCCTTCAGGTCTGCGTCGACAATGACCTCATCGTCATTCCGCAGTCGGCCAACACCGGCCTGACCGGCGGCTCCGGCCCCGGTGCGCAGGACTACGACCGTCCGATCGTCATCATCTCCACCCTGCGGATCAACGAGATCCACCTCATCAACGACGCCCGCGAAGCGATCTGCCTGGCCGGATCCACTCTCTACGAACTCGACGAGGCGCTCGCCCCGTTCCACCGCGAACCGCACTCGGTCATCGGCTCATCCTCGATCGGCGCCTCCGTCATCGGCGGTATCGCCAACAACTCCGGCGGCTCCCAGATCCGCAAGGGTCCGGCGTTCACGAAGCACGCGATCTTCGCCCGCGTCAACGAGGAGGGGCGACTCGAGCTCGTCAACCACCTCGGCGTGGAGCTCGGCGACGACCCCGCCCACATCCTTGACAAACTCCAGCGCGGAGACTGGGACCCTGCCGAGGTCACGCCCGCCCCGGAGGACACGACGGAGACCGAGTATGGGGAGCAGGTCCGCAGGATCGTCGACTCCCCGGCCCGGTTCAACGCGAACTCCGACTACCTGTACGAGGCGTCCGGTTCGGCCGGGAAGCTCATGGTCTTCGCCGTGCGCACCCGCACCTTCCCGAAGGAAGAAGGAGCGACCACGTTCTACGTCGGCACGAATTCTCCGGCCGAACTCGAAGAGCTGCGACGGGCGATTCTCACCTCGGACATGCCGCTGCCGATCTCGGGCGAATACATGGGCCGACCCTCGTTCGACCTCGCCGAGAAGTACGGCAAAGACACGTTCGTCTCGATCAAGCACGCCGGCAGCCGCGAGCAGATCAGGCTGTTCGCGCTGAAGAACTGGGCCAACGGCGTGTTCGCGAAGCTGCCGTTCTTCGGCGAGACCGTCGCCGACACGATCGCGCAGAACGCGTTCGGTCTGCTCCCGCAGCAGCTGCCTAAGCGGATGCTCGAGTACCGCGACCGCTTCAAGCATCACCTGCTCCTCGTCGTCAGTGCCGAGGAGAAGAACCGGATGGGTGCGTTCCTTGACGACTTCTTCGCCGAGGCGGCCCACCAAGGTGACTATTTCGTGTGCAGCGCCGATGAAGCTCAGTCCGCGATGCTGCATCGTTTCGGTGCCGCGAGTGCTGCGACCCGGTACTTCAACCTCAACCGTGAGGACTCCTCGGACATGATCACCTTCGACGTGGCGCTGCGCCGCGACGATCAGGACTGGCTCGAGGTGCTGCCCGACGAGATCGCCGACCAGCTGCACATCAGCTCCTACTACGGGCACTTCTTCTGCCACGTCTTCCACCAGGACCACGTGGCGAAGAAGGGCGTCGACACGGTGGCGCTGAAGCAGCAGATGACCGAACTGCTCGAGGCCCGGGGTGCGGCCGTGCCTGCCGAGCACAACTACGGCCGGCTCTACCCCGTGCCGCCGGAGATGGAAGCGCACTTCAAGGACCTCGACCCGCACAACGTATTCAACGCCGGAGTCGGCGAGACGTCGGCGAAGAAAGACTGGGCGTGA
- a CDS encoding helix-turn-helix transcriptional regulator: MEVQTSDLKQVRKASGLTQAQLAQLTGVSRQTIIATERGDYAPSVYLALRIARALDTTVEEIFSLKEESP; this comes from the coding sequence ATGGAAGTTCAGACCTCGGACCTCAAGCAGGTTCGCAAGGCTTCCGGGCTCACGCAGGCACAGTTGGCCCAGCTCACAGGGGTGTCGCGGCAGACGATCATCGCGACCGAGCGCGGCGACTACGCCCCCAGCGTCTATCTGGCGCTGCGCATCGCCCGAGCCTTGGACACGACAGTCGAAGAGATCTTCTCACTGAAGGAGGAATCGCCGTGA